The Pseudomonas sp. TH06 genome has a window encoding:
- a CDS encoding TonB-dependent receptor produces the protein MLRATLARRRFALALACAMPGTYVSIALAAPTVDQAPRHHYSIAAGPLVTVLNRFAEQSGVFLAGHNDLAADKRSPGLNGDYSIRQALQILLNGSGLQAQQQNGGGFVLRISDATSPLQLDATTISGKPLGAITEDSHAYTTGQSSSATGLPLSLRETPQSVTVITRQLLDDQGATAIADVLRRTPGISVQNYDSERWEFSSRGAPISNFQYDGVNTDYDGVYDYGTTSTDMATFDRVEIIKGATGLMTGSGDPSATVNLIRKRPTPAFKAALIGSVGSWDNVRSEADIAGPLTASGNVRARFVGVHQERSAHADHYQNTKDIAYGIVEADLTPETLLTLGFDQQNTRSRGASWTGFPMFFSDGSRTNFSRSFNPATDWSRRDFTNQTLFAALTRQLQNDWTLKLSYDRKHREHDTLLGSASGGNPDPATGDGMFLYMGKFKGDEVQDNVDINLGGPFSLFGREHQLLVGFMSMNTRQDNPVYGSVYPPLNGSIFDWRGEYPKPDIPQIGTDAIVQRQTGAYFSTRLKATDDLALILGGRISDFTASDHLDYRDQATADVRDGYRQTGVFTPYAGMVYDLDDTYSLYTSYTRIYQPQLSKDASRQVLDPVQGNSYEAGIKAEYFDGRLNASFAVFRIEQDNVAEQVSGFDNEAVYRAVQGATTKGFEFELAGEYADGWNLSAGYAYNHTRDAHGNPVYASILQTTAPGQLVRLFSSYRLPGAWQNLTLGGGVSWQSEFFGNVFQPDAGENVRITQDSYYLVDAMARYRFNDHLSTTLNIKNLFDKTYYTGLGNFGTGFYGEPRSLQLTTRWDF, from the coding sequence ATGTTGCGCGCCACCCTCGCCCGCCGCCGTTTCGCCCTGGCTTTGGCATGTGCCATGCCGGGGACATACGTGTCGATTGCGCTGGCGGCGCCCACGGTCGATCAAGCGCCAAGGCATCACTATTCCATCGCTGCCGGCCCACTGGTCACGGTGCTCAACCGTTTTGCCGAACAGAGCGGCGTGTTCCTCGCCGGCCATAACGACCTCGCCGCCGACAAGCGCAGTCCCGGCCTGAATGGCGATTACAGCATCCGCCAAGCCCTGCAAATCCTCCTCAATGGCAGCGGGTTGCAAGCGCAGCAGCAGAACGGCGGCGGTTTTGTCCTGCGTATCAGCGATGCCACAAGCCCCTTGCAACTGGACGCCACGACGATTTCCGGCAAACCGCTCGGCGCCATCACCGAAGACAGCCACGCCTACACCACCGGCCAATCGTCATCGGCCACCGGCCTGCCGCTGTCCCTGCGCGAAACCCCGCAATCGGTCACGGTGATCACCCGCCAGCTACTCGACGACCAGGGTGCCACCGCGATTGCCGACGTCCTGCGCCGCACGCCCGGCATCAGCGTGCAGAACTACGACAGTGAGCGCTGGGAGTTTTCCAGCCGGGGCGCGCCGATCAGCAATTTCCAGTACGACGGCGTCAATACCGACTACGACGGGGTCTACGATTACGGCACCACCAGCACCGACATGGCGACCTTCGACCGCGTCGAAATCATCAAGGGCGCCACCGGCCTGATGACCGGCTCGGGCGATCCGTCAGCCACGGTCAATCTGATCCGTAAACGCCCGACACCAGCGTTCAAGGCAGCGCTCATTGGCAGCGTCGGCTCTTGGGACAACGTTCGCAGCGAAGCCGATATTGCCGGCCCGTTGACTGCCAGCGGCAACGTGCGCGCACGCTTTGTCGGCGTCCATCAGGAACGCAGCGCGCACGCCGACCACTATCAAAACACCAAAGACATCGCCTATGGCATCGTCGAAGCCGACCTGACTCCGGAGACGCTGCTGACCCTCGGTTTTGATCAGCAGAACACCCGCTCGCGCGGTGCGAGCTGGACCGGTTTCCCGATGTTTTTCAGCGATGGCTCAAGGACGAATTTCTCCCGTTCGTTCAACCCGGCCACCGACTGGAGCCGCCGCGATTTCACCAATCAAACACTGTTCGCCGCCCTCACCCGCCAGCTGCAAAACGACTGGACGCTGAAACTCAGCTACGACCGCAAACACCGCGAGCACGACACCCTCCTCGGCTCGGCCAGCGGCGGTAATCCCGACCCGGCAACCGGCGACGGCATGTTTCTGTACATGGGCAAGTTCAAGGGCGATGAGGTGCAGGACAACGTCGATATCAACCTCGGCGGGCCGTTCAGCCTGTTCGGTCGCGAGCATCAGTTGCTCGTCGGTTTCATGTCGATGAACACCCGGCAGGACAACCCGGTCTACGGCTCGGTCTACCCGCCGCTGAACGGCAGTATTTTCGACTGGCGTGGCGAGTATCCCAAACCCGACATCCCGCAGATCGGCACGGACGCCATCGTCCAGCGCCAGACCGGCGCGTACTTTTCGACGCGCCTGAAGGCTACCGACGATCTGGCACTGATCCTCGGTGGGCGGATCAGTGATTTCACCGCCAGCGACCACCTCGACTACCGCGATCAGGCCACAGCGGATGTCCGCGACGGCTACCGCCAGACCGGCGTGTTCACGCCCTACGCGGGCATGGTCTATGACCTCGATGACACGTACTCGCTGTACACCAGTTACACGCGCATCTATCAACCGCAGCTCAGCAAAGACGCCTCGCGCCAGGTACTCGACCCGGTGCAAGGCAACAGCTACGAAGCCGGCATCAAGGCCGAATACTTCGACGGTCGACTCAATGCCAGTTTCGCCGTGTTTCGCATCGAGCAAGACAACGTCGCCGAACAGGTCAGCGGCTTCGACAACGAGGCCGTTTACCGTGCCGTGCAAGGCGCGACCACCAAGGGCTTCGAATTCGAACTGGCCGGCGAATACGCCGACGGCTGGAATCTCTCTGCCGGCTACGCCTACAACCACACCCGCGATGCGCACGGCAACCCGGTGTACGCCTCAATCCTGCAAACCACCGCGCCGGGGCAATTGGTCCGGCTATTCAGCAGCTATCGACTGCCCGGTGCCTGGCAGAACTTGACGCTGGGCGGCGGCGTCAGTTGGCAGAGCGAATTCTTCGGCAACGTGTTCCAGCCCGACGCTGGCGAAAACGTGCGCATCACTCAGGACAGTTACTACCTGGTCGACGCGATGGCCCGCTATCGCTTCAACGACCACCTGAGTACCACGCTCAACATCAAGAACCTGTTCGACAAAACCTACTACACCGGCCTCGGCAACTTCGGCACCGGGTTCTACGGCGAACCGCGCAGCCTGCAACTGACCACGCGCTGGGATTTCTGA
- a CDS encoding FecR domain-containing protein, with translation MNKLSHASLEQAAHWYVQLRDDHVAEHERLGWQAWLAQSPEHQAAWRYVERVGQRFAPLQGDNEVHAVSHTLRNSTRTSISRRQSLKGLLILAATGLTGWAAWRSTPLVERLSADLSTGTGETREATLSDGSRIWLNALSAVNVRFDATQRLLQLHAGEVLIDTAKELGRAFLVDTEHGRMRALGTRFSVRQNERNTLLNVYQGAVEVRNQQGESQVVQAGEQLAFSIGRLGKTAPASPSREAWRQGLLLADNLPLGELIEELSRYRPGHLHCDPAVASLPVMGSFPLKDTDQALRLLEAALPIRIDKTFNWWVSVGPSV, from the coding sequence ATGAACAAACTCAGCCACGCCAGTCTTGAACAGGCCGCGCACTGGTACGTGCAATTGCGTGATGATCACGTCGCCGAGCACGAACGCCTGGGCTGGCAGGCGTGGCTGGCGCAAAGCCCTGAGCATCAGGCAGCCTGGCGTTATGTCGAACGCGTCGGCCAGCGCTTTGCGCCGTTGCAGGGCGATAACGAAGTCCACGCCGTCAGCCACACCCTGCGCAACAGCACACGCACCTCGATCAGCCGTCGACAGTCGCTCAAAGGGCTGTTGATTCTGGCGGCCACCGGGCTGACCGGTTGGGCCGCGTGGCGCAGTACGCCGCTGGTCGAACGCCTCAGCGCGGACCTGTCGACCGGCACCGGAGAAACCCGCGAGGCCACCCTGAGCGACGGCAGCCGCATCTGGCTCAACGCCCTGAGCGCCGTAAATGTGCGTTTTGACGCCACGCAACGCCTACTGCAATTGCATGCCGGTGAAGTGCTGATCGACACCGCCAAGGAGCTTGGTCGCGCCTTTCTGGTCGATACCGAGCACGGCCGGATGCGCGCACTGGGCACGCGGTTCAGCGTGCGCCAGAACGAGCGCAATACCTTGCTCAATGTCTATCAAGGCGCGGTCGAAGTGCGTAACCAGCAAGGCGAAAGCCAAGTGGTGCAGGCCGGCGAACAACTGGCCTTCAGCATCGGGCGTCTGGGCAAAACAGCGCCGGCCAGCCCGTCCCGCGAGGCCTGGCGTCAGGGCCTGTTGCTGGCGGACAACCTGCCGCTGGGCGAGCTGATTGAAGAGTTGAGCCGTTATCGCCCGGGACATCTGCATTGCGATCCGGCCGTGGCAAGTCTGCCGGTGATGGGCTCGTTCCCGCTCAAGGACACCGATCAAGCCTTGCGGCTGCTGGAAGCGGCGCTGCCGATCCGCATCGATAAAACCTTCAACTGGTGGGTCAGCGTCGGGCCGAGCGTGTGA
- a CDS encoding sigma-70 family RNA polymerase sigma factor, with product MTVADASLVQNLYLSHHRWLHELLRRRLSNAMDAADLAHDTFIRVLKRPQTFNGEVHERSYLATIARGLCVDHWRRRQLEQTWLETLASRPADLQPSPEQQAIIVETLHEVDAMLQRLPQRVSDAFILAQLHDMPYKLIANQLGVSERMIKKYLAQAMMHCAILEAELDGLLIE from the coding sequence ATGACGGTCGCCGACGCCTCTCTCGTGCAGAATCTCTATCTCAGCCATCACCGCTGGTTGCACGAGCTATTGCGTCGACGTCTGAGCAACGCGATGGATGCTGCGGATCTGGCGCACGACACCTTCATCCGCGTGCTCAAGCGCCCGCAAACCTTCAATGGCGAAGTCCACGAACGCTCCTATCTGGCGACCATTGCCCGGGGCCTGTGCGTCGATCACTGGCGACGTCGGCAACTGGAACAGACCTGGCTGGAAACCCTCGCCAGCCGCCCAGCGGACTTGCAGCCGTCGCCGGAGCAACAGGCGATCATCGTCGAAACCCTGCACGAAGTGGACGCCATGTTGCAGCGCCTGCCGCAGCGGGTCAGCGACGCCTTCATCCTCGCGCAATTGCATGACATGCCCTACAAGCTGATCGCCAATCAGCTCGGCGTCAGCGAACGGATGATCAAGAAATACCTGGCTCAGGCAATGATGCATTGCGCGATTCTCGAAGCCGAACTCGATGGTTTGCTGATTGAATAG
- a CDS encoding transmembrane sensor/regulator PpyR: protein MFTFFESPLNVLHLSSKVLVAGLVMLLAGIYGAYLYNGQMPIALLVAMHSLTILGPTLIKIGYVMRLLAQYRIHDTQMIPQTA from the coding sequence ATGTTCACCTTCTTCGAAAGTCCGCTGAACGTTCTGCACCTGTCGAGCAAAGTGCTCGTCGCCGGCCTGGTCATGCTGCTGGCCGGTATCTACGGCGCGTATCTCTACAACGGTCAGATGCCAATTGCGCTGCTGGTGGCGATGCATTCGCTGACCATCCTCGGCCCGACCCTGATCAAGATCGGCTACGTCATGCGCCTGCTCGCGCAGTACCGCATCCATGACACGCAGATGATCCCGCAGACCGCGTAA
- a CDS encoding class I SAM-dependent methyltransferase, with product MPSPESTLLQSWHDNAHAWIEVIRSGAIESRQQVTDQAILLAIMGRQPARVLDLGCGEGWLLRALADRGIDAKGVDGDATLVAAARAGGTSTAYVASYEALVEAKIDIGRDYDLICANFSLLHQDIIPLLAAMNALLVPSGALVIQTLHPWAVAAGDYQDAWREENFAGFKGQWQPMPWYFRTLSSWLNALDMAGYQLVGLQEPQHPQSPVPQSLLMIAERR from the coding sequence ATGCCCTCCCCCGAATCCACCCTTTTGCAGAGCTGGCACGACAACGCCCACGCCTGGATCGAAGTGATCCGCAGCGGCGCGATTGAAAGCCGTCAGCAGGTCACCGATCAGGCGATTCTGTTGGCAATCATGGGCCGGCAACCCGCGCGCGTGCTTGACCTTGGTTGTGGCGAAGGCTGGTTGTTGCGGGCGCTGGCGGATCGGGGCATCGACGCGAAAGGCGTGGATGGTGATGCGACGCTGGTGGCAGCGGCGCGGGCAGGCGGGACCTCGACGGCGTATGTCGCCAGTTATGAGGCGTTGGTCGAGGCGAAGATCGACATCGGCCGCGACTACGACCTGATCTGCGCTAATTTCTCGTTGCTGCATCAGGACATCATCCCGTTGCTTGCTGCGATGAATGCACTGCTGGTGCCCAGTGGTGCGCTGGTGATTCAGACGCTGCATCCGTGGGCTGTTGCGGCGGGTGATTATCAGGATGCTTGGCGCGAGGAAAACTTCGCTGGATTCAAGGGCCAGTGGCAGCCGATGCCGTGGTACTTCCGCACTTTGTCGAGCTGGCTGAATGCGCTCGATATGGCTGGCTATCAATTGGTTGGCTTACAAGAGCCACAGCACCCGCAAAGTCCGGTGCCGCAGTCGTTGCTGATGATCGCTGAACGCCGCTGA
- a CDS encoding GFA family protein, with protein sequence MAQFTGGCLCGDVRFEVSGQPYRVGICHCLDCRKRHGALFGTSAIFPEEALKVTGETRDYNGRYFCPRCGSPVFTRSADEVEVNVGSLEEPNQFKPTYELWTIRREAWLPALPLAHHYERDRESTGRSEG encoded by the coding sequence ATGGCTCAATTCACCGGCGGTTGCCTGTGCGGCGACGTGCGTTTCGAAGTCTCAGGCCAGCCCTATCGCGTCGGGATATGCCACTGTCTCGACTGTCGTAAACGCCACGGCGCGTTATTCGGTACCTCGGCAATATTTCCTGAGGAGGCGCTGAAGGTCACTGGCGAAACCCGCGACTACAACGGGCGTTATTTCTGCCCGCGCTGCGGTTCACCGGTGTTCACGCGCTCGGCGGATGAAGTCGAAGTGAACGTAGGTTCTCTCGAAGAGCCAAATCAGTTCAAACCCACCTACGAACTCTGGACCATACGCCGCGAGGCTTGGTTGCCGGCGCTTCCTCTGGCTCACCACTATGAGCGTGATCGTGAAAGCACAGGGCGTAGCGAGGGTTAG
- a CDS encoding alpha/beta hydrolase, which yields MGFVTTQDGVDIFYKDWGPKDAPVIHFHHGWPLSSDDWDAQMLFFLAQGFRVIAHDRRGHGRSSQVWDGHDMDHYADDALAVVKHLGVKNVVHVGHSTGGGEVIHYIARHGQDNVAKGVLISAVPPLMVKTESNPGGLPKSVFDDFQAQLAANRSQFYRDIPTGPFYGYNRPGAKPSEGIIANWWRQGMIGGAKAHYDGIVAFSQTDFTEDLKKVTVPVLVMHGEDDQIVPYANSGPLSAKLLPNGTLKSYPGFPHGMPTTEAETINADLLAFIRG from the coding sequence ATGGGATTTGTCACCACCCAAGACGGCGTCGACATCTTTTACAAAGACTGGGGACCGAAAGACGCCCCGGTGATTCATTTTCACCACGGCTGGCCGCTGAGCTCCGACGACTGGGACGCGCAGATGCTGTTCTTTCTGGCGCAGGGCTTTCGGGTGATTGCCCATGATCGCCGTGGGCATGGGCGCTCGAGTCAGGTCTGGGACGGGCATGACATGGATCACTACGCCGATGATGCCTTGGCGGTGGTCAAACATCTTGGCGTGAAAAACGTGGTGCATGTCGGACACTCCACCGGTGGCGGCGAAGTCATCCATTACATCGCCCGGCATGGTCAGGACAACGTTGCCAAAGGCGTACTGATCAGCGCCGTGCCACCGCTGATGGTCAAGACCGAGAGCAATCCGGGTGGTTTGCCTAAATCGGTGTTCGATGATTTTCAGGCGCAGTTGGCGGCGAATCGTTCGCAGTTTTACCGGGATATTCCGACCGGGCCTTTTTATGGCTACAACCGGCCTGGGGCCAAGCCTTCGGAAGGGATCATTGCCAACTGGTGGCGTCAGGGCATGATCGGCGGGGCGAAAGCGCATTACGACGGGATCGTGGCGTTCTCGCAAACGGATTTCACCGAGGATTTGAAGAAGGTCACCGTGCCGGTGCTGGTGATGCATGGCGAGGACGACCAGATTGTGCCGTATGCGAACTCGGGGCCTTTGTCGGCGAAACTGCTGCCAAATGGCACGTTGAAATCGTACCCGGGGTTTCCGCACGGGATGCCGACGACGGAGGCTGAAACAATCAACGCTGACTTGCTGGCCTTTATTCGCGGCTGA
- a CDS encoding (2Fe-2S)-binding protein, with protein MLTLNINGKDQELDVPADMPLLWVLRDVAHLTGTKFGCGMAQCGACTVHVDGAPLRACITPATAVAHGQKILTIEGLSTDGSHPVQQAWAELDVVQCGYCQSGQIMSAAALLAKIPKPTDSDIDQALSGNICRCGTYPRIRAAVKRAAEIG; from the coding sequence ATGCTGACCTTGAATATCAATGGCAAGGATCAGGAGCTCGATGTCCCCGCGGACATGCCGTTGCTCTGGGTCCTGCGCGATGTCGCGCACCTGACCGGTACCAAATTCGGTTGTGGCATGGCCCAGTGCGGCGCCTGCACCGTGCATGTCGACGGGGCGCCGCTGCGCGCCTGTATCACCCCGGCCACCGCCGTCGCCCATGGGCAGAAAATCCTCACCATCGAAGGCTTGTCGACGGACGGCTCGCACCCGGTGCAACAAGCCTGGGCCGAACTCGACGTGGTGCAGTGCGGTTACTGCCAGTCCGGGCAGATCATGTCGGCCGCCGCGTTGTTGGCGAAAATCCCCAAACCCACTGACAGCGATATCGATCAGGCGCTCTCCGGCAATATCTGCCGCTGTGGCACTTATCCAAGAATTCGCGCAGCGGTGAAACGTGCGGCCGAAATTGGCTGA
- a CDS encoding xanthine dehydrogenase family protein molybdopterin-binding subunit — MNSPVSRRGFLKGSAVLGGGLVVAFVVPGAHRFAFAAENEGKVFAPNAFLRIAADNSVTVLLGHSEMGQGIWTGLTMLIAEELDADWSTIRVEHSPASAADYGMPGFGGMQITGGSTSTWMEFDRYRLAGATARQMLVEAAAKRFDVAPSTIRTESGVVIAGEKRATYGELADAAGQLPVPDPKSITFKEAKDWNVIGKPTKRLDTPEKITGRAKFGMDVQFDGLMTAMVARAPVFGATVKSFEGAEALAVPGVHKVLQVPTGVAVIADHYWAAKLGRDALKIDWDLGPNADLSSEKLLESFRKLATTQGTSASQAGDAKGSFSKAAKKIDVEYSVPFLAHAPMEPLNCTVKISAEKCEIWTGTQFQTLDQMVAGKITGLKPEQVEIHTEFLGGGFGRRANPTSDFVAEAVQVAKAADLPVKTVWSREDDIRGGYYRSMFLHQARIGLGADGMPLSWQHVLVGQSIMTGTLMEATMVKNGIDPTSVEGVADSPYIKGMANHQVDLHSPQTGINVLWLRSVGHSHTAFVMESLIDEMATAAGKDPVEYRRTLLKEHPRHLGVLNLAVEKANWKAPLPDGHALGVAVHESFGSYVAQVAEVSQDNLAIRVHRVVCAVDCGIAVNPQSIAAQMESCITFGLGMALHNKLTLKDGMVKQSNYHDYQVLRLNEMPVVEVHIVPSSDKPGGIGEAGVPPTAPAVANAVFALTGQRLRELPLQLSGV, encoded by the coding sequence ATGAACAGTCCTGTATCGCGTCGGGGTTTTCTCAAGGGCAGTGCTGTGTTGGGCGGCGGTCTGGTGGTGGCGTTTGTCGTGCCCGGCGCTCATCGGTTTGCCTTTGCCGCAGAGAATGAAGGCAAGGTGTTTGCGCCGAATGCGTTTTTGCGCATCGCCGCAGACAATAGCGTCACCGTGCTGCTCGGCCATTCGGAAATGGGGCAGGGCATCTGGACCGGCCTGACCATGCTGATCGCCGAAGAGCTGGACGCCGACTGGTCGACAATCCGCGTTGAACATTCCCCCGCGTCGGCGGCCGATTACGGCATGCCCGGTTTTGGCGGTATGCAGATTACCGGTGGCTCGACGTCGACCTGGATGGAGTTCGACCGCTATCGACTGGCGGGTGCGACGGCGCGACAGATGCTGGTGGAAGCAGCGGCCAAGCGTTTTGACGTGGCGCCTTCGACTATTCGCACCGAATCGGGCGTGGTGATTGCCGGCGAAAAACGGGCGACCTACGGCGAACTGGCGGACGCCGCCGGGCAACTGCCGGTGCCGGATCCGAAATCCATTACGTTCAAGGAAGCCAAGGACTGGAACGTCATCGGCAAACCGACCAAGCGCCTCGACACCCCGGAGAAAATCACCGGCCGCGCCAAGTTCGGCATGGACGTGCAATTCGACGGTTTGATGACGGCCATGGTCGCCCGCGCGCCCGTGTTCGGGGCGACGGTCAAATCCTTCGAAGGCGCTGAAGCGCTGGCGGTGCCAGGGGTGCACAAAGTGCTGCAGGTGCCGACCGGCGTGGCGGTGATTGCCGATCACTACTGGGCCGCGAAACTCGGCCGCGATGCGCTGAAAATCGATTGGGACCTGGGGCCGAATGCGGATCTGAGCAGTGAAAAACTGCTGGAAAGCTTTCGCAAGTTAGCCACCACGCAAGGTACATCGGCCAGTCAGGCCGGTGATGCCAAGGGCAGTTTCAGCAAAGCCGCGAAGAAAATAGACGTCGAGTACAGCGTGCCGTTTCTGGCGCATGCACCGATGGAGCCGCTCAATTGCACGGTGAAAATCAGCGCCGAGAAGTGTGAGATCTGGACGGGGACGCAATTTCAGACGCTGGATCAGATGGTCGCCGGCAAGATCACCGGGCTCAAACCGGAGCAGGTGGAAATTCACACCGAGTTCCTCGGCGGCGGTTTTGGTCGGCGCGCCAACCCGACATCGGACTTCGTCGCCGAAGCCGTGCAAGTGGCGAAAGCGGCGGACCTGCCGGTGAAAACCGTGTGGTCCCGCGAGGACGATATTCGCGGCGGTTATTACCGCTCGATGTTCCTGCATCAGGCGCGCATCGGCCTGGGTGCCGACGGCATGCCGCTGAGTTGGCAGCATGTGCTGGTCGGCCAGTCGATCATGACCGGCACGCTGATGGAAGCGACCATGGTCAAGAACGGTATCGACCCGACGTCGGTTGAGGGCGTTGCCGATAGCCCGTATATCAAAGGTATGGCGAACCATCAGGTCGACCTGCATTCACCACAGACCGGGATCAATGTGTTGTGGCTGCGCTCGGTGGGCCACAGCCACACCGCGTTTGTGATGGAGTCGCTGATCGATGAAATGGCCACGGCGGCGGGCAAGGACCCGGTCGAATACCGACGCACGTTGCTCAAGGAGCATCCGCGACATTTGGGTGTACTGAATCTGGCGGTGGAAAAGGCCAACTGGAAAGCGCCGTTGCCGGACGGGCACGCCCTCGGTGTGGCGGTGCATGAATCATTCGGCAGTTATGTCGCGCAGGTCGCGGAGGTCTCGCAGGACAATCTGGCGATCCGTGTGCATCGTGTGGTGTGCGCCGTGGATTGCGGGATCGCGGTCAATCCACAGAGCATCGCCGCGCAGATGGAATCGTGCATCACCTTCGGCCTCGGCATGGCGCTGCACAACAAACTTACGCTCAAGGACGGCATGGTCAAGCAGTCCAACTATCACGATTATCAGGTGCTGCGGCTCAACGAGATGCCCGTTGTCGAGGTGCACATCGTCCCCAGCAGCGACAAACCCGGCGGCATCGGCGAGGCCGGCGTGCCGCCGACGGCTCCAGCGGTGGCCAACGCGGTGTTTGCCCTGACCGGGCAACGCCTGCGTGAATTGCCGCTGCAATTGTCGGGGGTGTGA
- a CDS encoding sensor domain-containing diguanylate cyclase has translation MLVPGKPANEAARIQVLHGLDLLDSAPEERFDRLTRLARRLFNVPIALVTLVDKDRQWFKSCVGLDASETPRDVSFCGHAILNDDVLLVRDAREDERFHDNPLVTGAPNIRFYAGYPLTVPNGNKMGTLCLIDTKPRDLDEEERALLRDLAQMAEQELTAVQMASMDELTLLSNRRGFKQLAQHALDTCARLEKPATLLFFDLNDFKQINDLYGHAEGDSALKTFADVLRIAFRESDVVGRLGGDEFVALLTGSSHIETNAIMARLKEILEERNATLHRGYAIRFSVGQIEYDAKRHESVDRLLADADGAMYAHKQALKRCE, from the coding sequence ATGCTGGTGCCAGGAAAACCCGCCAATGAAGCGGCGCGAATTCAAGTGCTGCATGGCCTTGATCTACTCGATTCAGCGCCTGAAGAGCGCTTCGACCGACTGACGCGTCTGGCCAGGCGCCTGTTCAATGTGCCGATCGCATTGGTGACGCTGGTCGACAAGGATCGACAGTGGTTCAAGTCCTGTGTCGGGCTGGACGCCAGCGAAACCCCGCGAGACGTGTCCTTCTGTGGGCACGCGATTCTCAATGACGACGTGCTGCTGGTGCGCGATGCCCGCGAGGACGAGCGCTTTCATGACAACCCGTTGGTGACGGGCGCACCGAACATTCGCTTCTACGCCGGTTATCCGCTGACCGTGCCCAATGGCAACAAGATGGGCACCTTGTGCCTGATCGACACCAAACCCCGAGACCTCGATGAAGAGGAACGTGCGCTGCTGCGCGATCTGGCGCAGATGGCCGAGCAGGAACTGACGGCCGTGCAAATGGCGAGCATGGACGAGCTGACGCTGCTGTCCAACCGTCGCGGCTTCAAGCAACTGGCCCAGCACGCGCTGGACACCTGTGCACGGCTGGAGAAACCGGCGACTCTGCTATTTTTTGACTTGAATGATTTCAAGCAGATCAACGACCTCTACGGCCATGCCGAGGGCGACAGCGCGCTGAAAACCTTCGCCGACGTGCTGCGCATCGCCTTTCGCGAGAGCGATGTGGTCGGACGCCTGGGCGGTGATGAGTTTGTTGCGCTGCTGACCGGCTCCAGCCATATCGAAACCAACGCGATCATGGCGCGGCTCAAGGAAATCCTCGAAGAGCGCAACGCCACGCTGCATCGCGGGTATGCGATTCGCTTCAGCGTCGGCCAGATCGAGTACGACGCCAAACGCCACGAAAGCGTCGACCGCTTGCTGGCGGATGCGGATGGCGCGATGTACGCCCATAAGCAGGCCCTGAAACGCTGTGAGTGA
- the fabI gene encoding enoyl-ACP reductase FabI has protein sequence MGFLAGKRVLIVGVASKLSIASGIAAAMHREGAELAFTYQNDKLKGRVEEFAQGWGSSPELCFPCDVASDEEIAKVFEALSKKWDGLDCIVHSVGFAPGDQLDGDFTEATTRDGFRIAHDISAYSFVALAKAGREMMKGRNGSLLTLSYLGAERTMPNYNVMGMAKASLEAGVRYLAGSLGPDGTRVNCVSAGPIRTLAASGIKNFRKMLAANEAQTPLRRNVTIDEVGNAGAFLCSDLASGISGEIMYVDGGFNTTAMGNIEE, from the coding sequence ATGGGTTTTCTCGCCGGTAAGCGCGTACTGATCGTCGGTGTCGCCAGCAAGCTGTCCATCGCATCCGGCATCGCTGCCGCCATGCATCGCGAGGGCGCTGAGCTTGCCTTCACTTATCAGAACGACAAACTGAAAGGTCGTGTTGAAGAATTCGCCCAAGGCTGGGGTTCGAGCCCTGAGCTGTGCTTCCCGTGCGACGTGGCCAGCGATGAAGAAATCGCCAAGGTCTTCGAAGCACTGAGCAAGAAGTGGGACGGCCTGGACTGCATCGTCCACTCCGTTGGTTTCGCTCCGGGCGACCAACTGGACGGCGACTTCACCGAAGCCACCACCCGTGACGGTTTCCGCATCGCTCACGACATCAGCGCCTACAGCTTCGTGGCTCTGGCCAAGGCTGGCCGCGAAATGATGAAAGGCCGCAACGGCAGCCTGCTGACCCTGTCGTACCTGGGCGCCGAGCGCACCATGCCTAACTACAACGTGATGGGCATGGCCAAGGCTTCGCTGGAAGCTGGCGTACGTTACCTGGCGGGCTCTCTGGGCCCGGACGGCACCCGCGTCAACTGCGTATCGGCTGGCCCGATCCGTACCCTGGCAGCCTCGGGCATCAAGAACTTCCGCAAAATGCTGGCCGCCAACGAAGCGCAAACTCCGCTGCGTCGCAACGTCACCATCGACGAAGTCGGCAACGCCGGCGCCTTCCTGTGCTCCGACCTGGCGTCGGGCATCAGCGGTGAAATCATGTACGTCGACGGCGGCTTCAACACCACCGCGATGGGCAACATCGAAGAGTGA